The Astyanax mexicanus isolate ESR-SI-001 chromosome 8, AstMex3_surface, whole genome shotgun sequence sequence agctccaatagaccaatagacaaCCACCTTTTGACAtgcccagtactctgagctgcagagacccacccattgttctgattggttaaacaaaccccgtaatctgattggtccagataaagctttcctattggttcatcaatcaggcgtcaaaacagggtcaaaattcgcaactgcagctagagcttcgcacccgcagcagagaagatgaatgagaggatttttagctccacagtgaaaaacacccactgtcacatttacaacctcacaaattcaatgtgatttttggtctgacccagcttaagccatttgagcagtactgattcacacattcaagagattggatttacaaatttaaaaatatatatttatatataattaaaatattttttcgcatttgtacatttgaattattattaatattactttctgtttcaagtttgcacattccagttaatttgtggatttggatttacgtgcatgcagttgtttaaacgcagttacaagtttcagtacatttgtgacttctgttttacaaactcaaaatctttatgacccttttttgactccatacacttcccacaataagaaacaaacataaaGACCTGCTCTATTTAGAACTTGGCACCAGTATTCAGAAATCAGTCTGGGATCTTATGGGTTAATATAGTTAATCTGTGCGGCAGGTGTGTTTGAGCGAACACTCCCTTTAGTTCACAGCCGTTCACTTGAAGAGGGAGCTGCGAATAAGGAGCTAACTTCAAAATCATACAAAAAGAGAAAGGGAAAAGTCAAAGCATTAAAGTAAGTACAGCTTGGCATATAGCGTTACAGATTCTGCACAAAGGGATGATTCTAACATGAGCAGATACCTGGGCAAACTTTATTTTTAACTCTAGCCTTCCACAGCCATATTAACtgtttattaagatatttagaaAGACTGGTGACTCAGAAAAGCAGTACTGAATAGAATGGATTACTTTCTACCTGTGGTCAGCTGATTAGTCTAAGTACTAAATATCTAAATGTACATTTTAGATAAAAATACTTTAGTGACCATTGAACTATGGTTTATGGCTTAAAGCCATATATGAACAGagctgaacatgaacatgatctGAGATCTGTTAGAAAGGTCAGAAGtctttttttacaatgtaatgaATGCTGATAGTTTGCTGCATGCTGATAGGTAGACTGATAACAGTGCAGGAGTCTCCAGTGTTTTTGCTTATCTGAAAATGATTGATGATATACACGAGCCTAAATTAGCAGACATTTTGTGTCAGGTTCCAGGTCTTAAAGTGAAGAAATGGCAGAATCTTCAAAATCTCCATCACACCAGCCAATCAGGAAAAGAGAGAGTATAGAAGAACCACTGACGTGTAAGTTATGCAAACAGAATTACATTTTCCAACTTTACAAGCTGTGTGTTTATGTCTGTATTTGACTCTGTATTCTAACTTTAAAAGGTCTGTAGCTGTATCTGAATCTGAAGTATAATCATTTCTTCTGGGTGAAGGCTgtacagtgtgtttttgtgtatgtgtgtatgtattaacTCCTTAATGGGCCAGCATGACATTACACCccaaaatcttgaggatttctattcaagcattacataaaatgtttcatgtttgataaggaattgtaattgtaaaagaaagtatagaaaaatattaaagtaaatctgGAACTGTCATAATATAATGGATAAAATCATACAATTtactctttcctgaacttcattttgaaattaatattttcttaaatacaaatcaaacagtcctccaaacctttagtttcattatgtttgtctagtttttacatctattttcaaacctacagaatttgggttgattcctgttactgatgggaaattattaagtgaagtagagagaaaacaggcagcttctctatatgtcctgtaggagatttcaaaaacCGCAAATGTTCAAtgtcaataataataagaacttattttactgcagagaagaaGGGTtatgtatcacctacacctgtagcccgtacatgagtcaaggcatgttaataggttaacATGCATGTAAGAAGTTGTTGATATCTGTGTATAGTTTATGTGATTGACCTGCAATAGATTTGAGGGAGGTTTCAGAGAACTGAGTTCTGACTGTGGTTGGTTATGtggctatatttactttcttcttAGATTGGTAATATATGAACTTGTGTAAAGCCTGATGTCACTGTAGACTGTAGAAGTGTAGaaagtgtactttttttttatcccttttaGAGCTAAAGGTTTGgtataacattttttgtttgtttgtgaattAATAGTATGCTAAACATTTAATATATCctgcaaaaatatacacacacacatattgtatGTAAAATcaataatgtttaatttaaaatctgTATTAGTCTTTTAATCTGGGGTGTTTTTAAGGTGTTATTTGTCTTTATTTCAGGGAAAGGGGACTAGTATAAAACAGGCCATTTAGTAATTGGAGGCACTGCCTTTGTACAGTTAAATGCTCTACGTGGAACACTACATGCACACTTTTTAAATGTAACGTACAATGCACaaactaattaaaaaacaatgaatttaaggtgtgtccacacttttgactggtactgtgtgtaaTTGGCTCTTGGCCTCTTTACATTAGTTGGAGAAGAATTACAAGCATGATGTTCAAAAGGAAATAGCAGACTTGTTAAGAAACACTTTTCTTAATTGCATTGTGCAGTTTTCTCCTGGATTTTTAAAATCATGATATTACTGTGTCGTAATATATTGTGTACCAAAAGATTTAATATGGCTCACCCCTACTTTAGACCCCTACTTTTTTACCGTTTTGTGTCACATTACAATTCTTAAGAGTCACGATAAGAAATTACGCTGTTGGAAAGCATTTAATTCAAAAATAAGAATGTTGTATTATGTAGTTATGTTACatgaatatattgtatataactgTTAAATGAAACTGACCCTGGTTTATCTGCAAGCTCTTTTCTGGTTTTCTGTCAGGATCTATGATAATATAACAGAGAATCAGTGTCAAAATATAAAAGAGTGAAATTCAGTTCAGATTTGAGTACTATATAATCTCTCGCATGCAAAATCTTCAGTACCATTAATGAGAAGTGCTGAGTGATATTGAAAGATAAAATGAGACTAGACTTTCAGGcgattgtttctctttttttgcacagTGTATATGAAATTAACCATTACAAAGCATCAATAaaggtatttaaaataaattaaggttctaaatattttttttcttctgaatgcAGTTGGTTGTGAGTCCAGCAGTCCTCTGTCTGAAGATCAGTTCCAGTGTTCTATCTGTCTGGACGTGTTCACTGATCCAGTTTCTactccatgtggacacaacttctgTAAATCCTGCCTCACTCAGCACTGGAACAGCACTCAGCACTGTCACTGTCCTTTATGTAAAGAGAAATTCACCAAGAGACCTGAACTGAAGATCAATACAACACTGATAGAGTTGGTGGAGCACTTTAAAAAGAAATGTGTTCTAGATAAAACTGAGGTTCTCTGTGGCGTCTGCACTGGAGAGAAGCTAAAGGCCTTCAAGTCCTGTCTGAATTGTGCAGCAACGTTCTGTAAGACTCATCTGGATCCTCATTGTACTGTTTCACTATATAAGGAACATAAACTAATCGATCCAGTGGAGAACCTGGAGGATTACATCTGCCAGAAGCATGAAAGACCCCTGGAACTGTTCTGTAGAGATGATCAGacgtgtgtgtgtcagttctgCACTGAGGGAGATCATAAAAATCACAACACTGTTCCTATAGATCAGGTGAGAACAAAGTGAATTTATTAACAGGTAAATGTATTAAAGATTTTACAAAGAAGAACACTGTTCTCAGCATTGCAGTATAAAAGCTAATGCAGTTTTCTCTGTTTATAGACACAGCTGGAAAAGATGCACACAGAGATGCAGCCAATGATCCAAGACAGAATTAAGAAAATTGAAGAGATTAAACGATCACTGGAGCTCAGAAAAGTGAGTGAAATATAATTTACAGGGATGTAAATAAGTATTTACTCGCTCCTGACTTTCTCTGTTTTGAATTATTCCTCACAattaatgtttttacattttaaacaactAACTTTACAAAAGCAGAAACTTATGTATGTACACAAAGAAGAAAATTAATAAAAGGGTTGAAACATGAATGATTTGTAAGTTGccacctaaataaaaaaaatataaaaaacaaaaattgtctTCAATAGGGCTTCTCCATCTGATCAAGCAGTTTTGTTGTTATTCTATAGACAAGTTAATAGTTTATTATAAATAGCCTGTATGCTCACAATTCACTGTTATGTGATTAAAAGAAGATTTTTCTTCcctcagagaaacacagagaaggagATTTCAGACAGTGTTGAAGTCTTCACTGCTCTGATGCGCTCCATTGAGAGAAGCCAGGCTGAGCtgcttgaggtgatggaggagaagcagaaagcagcagagaggcaggctGAAGAGTTCATTAAGGATctggagcaggaaatcactgagctaaagaggagagacactgagctggagcagctctcACACACTGAGGATCACCTCCACCTCCTACAGGTCAGTGTTTCTCTATCTGCTCAATGGCACATCTCACAACAACACTGCCCATGCTGAGgatctctcctctctcctgctggaCTGTAGATTTATCTCTCCATGAGTCGCCGACCACTGATCAACAACTGGACTGATATCAGTATAGACCCTCCTTTGAGATTAGAGCCACTGAGGAACGCTCTGTCTCAACTTCAGAAGAGCCTGAacgagaaaaagacagagaccGGTGAGAAACTTTGTTAGATTTACTTTCCAAATAATTCTTAGCAACAAAAGTAAtccaaatgtaaataaatataatatcaaataatgtattgtattatttttttcacagaacTGAAGAGGATGAGGCAGTATGCAGGTACTGTAACATTTTGTAGTGTTATAAaggttttaatgattttttattcAATGTAAAATCTTTATAACATCACTACTAACTACAAAACTATACTATTacatgaaataattaaaaaaaataaagcatgacAATTCTTGCTTTGGAATATAATTCAGTacattaaactgtattttttttttatcattatccaTATAATAAAACAAAGAGCTGTTTCATGTAGTtgtgtgttttttgctgtgtttaGAACAGATTGTAAAGTTAATGCAATAAAATCATAAACAGCAAAGTTTACAGTAAAACCGTTAAATTAACTACAATTACAATTAACTACCAGTACATTAGCCTTAGGGTCATGATTCAGTTTTACCAAGCTTTAGTTGATCTTATCCTATGAATACTAACATTTTTCAATGCAGAAActcaagtgaaaaaaaatatataagcagtGGAATGAGCAGAGCCTGCCATATAATCTTAGTGCTGGaacatttctttttgtttgtttgaaccTATTTAATCACAGTAATTTTAGTGCTGACAAGAACATGTTTTAACGCTTTATTCTGGGGTACCTGGGGGAAATTACACAGATTTATAATTCCAGATGATTCTTGCTACACTTCATAGCTTACATATAGATGTTTAAACTGTCTAGACTTTTTTCTCTTAGTGTGAGGGATTTTTTTTGCCACTGTTGGCACTATCACTGTGATCTACTCATAAGGGGCTTGGACCGGTATGTTTATAAAGCTTTGAAACTACATTTGCTGTAAAAAgtgctacataaataaaactgaattaaactgtcaaattattaaaaaatacaatcacTTGAATTTCCCTGGTAATCCATCCAAAACATAATGTAAAATAGAAATAGGAAAgtagaaatttaaataaaatattaaatgaattaaaaacttATATCACCCTCTTTGTGTTTCTCTCAGTGGATGTGACTCTGGATCCTGATACAGCATCTCCTTATCTGATCCTGTCAGAAGAGGGAAAACAAGTGAGATTTGGAGACACGAAACAGAATCTTCCTGACAACCCAGAGAGAATTAATCCAGCTTCTTGTGTTCTGGGAAAGGAGGGATTCTCCTCAGGGAGATTTTACTATGAGGTGCAGGTGAACAGGAAGACTGACTGGGATTTAGGAGTGGCCAGAGAGTCCATAAACAGGAAGGGCATGATTAAACTGAGCCCACAGAATGGATTCTGGACTGTGTGGCTGAGGAATGGGAATGAGTATGAGGCTTGTGCTGGACCTGGGGTCCCTCTCTCTCTGAGAGAGAATCTccagaaggtgggggtgtttgtggattatgaggagggtctggtctCCTTTTATGATGTGGAGGCCAGGTCTCATATCTACTCTTTCACTGGTCAGTCTTTCACTGAGAAACTCTATCCATACTTCAGCCCAGGTCCACATTTCAGAGGTAAAGATGCAGTTCCACTGACCATTTTACCTGTTATTAAAACTGAATGAATTCACAGCTCACCTTATTTACTGTTCTGTAAAAATGTCAAAAACTCTCACATATTCAATGAAACACATTCACTGTACTTTTGTTCAGAATCACAATTTTAGTATatgaataaaacactgaaaacacagtaaAAAGCTTTATATAGTAACAGTATGATTAATTACAGTCAAAGGGCTGAAGTTTTGAATTAATACGGTATCTGTACTGAAAACTGTAAAAATTACTTTACACCCCTGATGTAGACCTTATGCTCCCACCAGAGGGAGACAGATAACAGTCTCCCAATCACAATCAGGGCAATTTAACACAACTggtgaagatatatatttttctttttttttttgcattcaataTAAGCTACttatataaactatttattttttgatatatatatatatttttgataatttCATCTGATAGCTGATTAGTGAAACTGTTAGGGCTCAGCCAGTTCCCGCAGCGGCCACCAGAGGCCGCCATTAACCCACCAAGGTGGTAAGAAGGGAACCGGCTGAGAGTTTATTAGCATAGAGATCATTAAGGCCACCTGAAGCCAATAACGTGTCATCAGCCTCAGCTGTGGTACCTTCTTTAAAAAGGCGAACTTCAAGCAGACTGATGTCGCAGACTTCATGCCCTGTGACCGGTAAACGGTAGCTCCACGGAGCaaagctgaaaaaaaataataaataaataaaaaaataaaaaaataaaataaaataataataataataataatagagaaaTTCACCAAGAGACCAGAACTGAAGATCAATACAACACTGAGAGAGGTTGCAGATCACTTCAAGAAGAAAAGTGTTCTAGATAAACCTGAGGTTCTCTGTGACGTCTGCACTGGAGAGAAGCTGAAGGCCTTCAAGTCCTGTTTGAATTGTGCAGCAACGTTCTGTAAGACTCATCTGGAGCTACACTCAGTTGGGACACTTAAGAATCACAAGCTAATTGATCCAGTCAAGAACCTGGAGGACTACATCTGCCAGAAGCACGAGAAACCCctggagctgttctgtagagatgatcagacgtgtgtgtgtgtgtcagttctgCACTGAGGGAGATCATAAAAATCACAACACCGTTCCCATTGATCAGGTGAGAACAAAGTGAATTCATTAACAATTACTGTGACAGAAATATTACAGTAAAGAACACATAAATCAGAAAACCAAAGATAAAGTATTGCAATTCTCAGTATTGCAATATAAAGGCTAACACAGTATTCTCTGTTTACAGACACAGCTGGGAAAGATGCACACAGAGATACAGCCGATGATCCAAGACAGAATAAAGAAAATTGAAGAGATCCAACGATCACTGGAGCTCAGAAAAGTGAGTGAAATATAATTTACAGTGATGTAAATAAGTTTTTACCCCATCTGACtttacctttttttatatttctcacagtaatgtttttacatttttaaacaactaatgttataaaaaaagaaatgtgtttaTGTATGCAAAGAACAACAATCTAAGCAAAGAAGAAAATAATTATTCCATATAAAAGATAATTCTATGttagaactgaaagctccgcgtaggttctagcgggaaactcgaaatcacgccacttctcagccaatcaccaactcccacctgtcctttaaaagacctccctcatacctgttctcccctgcttgcagacgctgacatacgttttcaccctcctccttccccaccgcctccagttcggtcccgccggttgcccaggggataggctccgcccccgccgtacaagtacggcaggatctgcgaggttc is a genomic window containing:
- the LOC103042927 gene encoding E3 ubiquitin-protein ligase TRIM21 isoform X1, with amino-acid sequence MAESSKSPSHQPIRKRESIEEPLTFGCESSSPLSEDQFQCSICLDVFTDPVSTPCGHNFCKSCLTQHWNSTQHCHCPLCKEKFTKRPELKINTTLIELVEHFKKKCVLDKTEVLCGVCTGEKLKAFKSCLNCAATFCKTHLDPHCTVSLYKEHKLIDPVENLEDYICQKHERPLELFCRDDQTCVCQFCTEGDHKNHNTVPIDQTQLEKMHTEMQPMIQDRIKKIEEIKRSLELRKRNTEKEISDSVEVFTALMRSIERSQAELLEVMEEKQKAAERQAEEFIKDLEQEITELKRRDTELEQLSHTEDHLHLLQIYLSMSRRPLINNWTDISIDPPLRLEPVRNALSQLQKSLNKKKTETELKRTRLYAVDVTLDPDTANPFLILSDDGKQVRCGDTKQNLPDNPERFNYCVCVLGKEGFSSGRFYYEVQVNRKTYWDLGVVRESVNRKGIYALSPQNGFWTVVLRNGNEYKVCADPPVLLSLREKSQKVGVFVDYEEGLVSFYDVEARSHIYSFTGQSFTEKLYPYFSPGQHFGGKNSAPLIITPVIKTEYC
- the LOC103042927 gene encoding E3 ubiquitin-protein ligase TRIM21 isoform X4, with amino-acid sequence MAESSKSPSHQPIRKRESIEEPLTFGCESSSPLSEDQFQCSICLDVFTDPVSTPCGHNFCKSCLTQHWNSTQHCHCPLCKEKFTKRPELKINTTLIELVEHFKKKCVLDKTEVLCGVCTGEKLKAFKSCLNCAATFCKTHLDPHCTVSLYKEHKLIDPVENLEDYICQKHERPLELFCRDDQTCVCQFCTEGDHKNHNTVPIDQTQLEKMHTEMQPMIQDRIKKIEEIKRSLELRKRNTEKEISDSVEVFTALMRSIERSQAELLEVMEEKQKAAERQAEEFIKDLEQEITELKRRDTELEQLSHTEDHLHLLQIYLSMSRRPLINNWTDISIDPPLRLEPLRNALSQLQKSLNEKKTETELKRMRQYAVDVTLDPDTASPYLILSEEGKQVRFGDTKQNLPDNPERINPASCVLGKEGFSSGRFYYEVQVNRKTDWDLGVARESINRKGMIKLSPQNGFWTVWLRNGNEYEACAGPGVPLSLRENLQKVGVFVDYEEGLVSFYDVEARSHIYSFTGQSFTEKLYPYFSPGPHFRGKDAVPLTILPVIKTE